Below is a genomic region from Eremothecium sinecaudum strain ATCC 58844 chromosome V, complete sequence.
TGTCACGCTATACCACAGCTCATCGGTCAGGTAAATATTTCCCTTGTCCACTAGACTAAAAAGACTTTTCCTACGGTTCCAGAACTTCCGCAGCCTTCTATCAGTAACTTTGTTTCCAACCTTAAAACGATATTCGTCTCTTTTTAGCAGCTCTTTCAGCTTTTTGCGCTGATTTCTGTACTTCTTCTTATGCATATGCAGAAAGTGGTCCATTCTGTAATCTGAAGCTATTTTATATATTGCAAACGTTTCTTGGTATTGCTATATCTCTTCTTGGCACTTATAGCGGCCTATTGTAGCATTCTCGAGCTCATCGATCCTTTACACACTGCATGTTGCAGGTATATTCTCAACGCTGCTTGATTTCCATCACGTGTACAGAAATGAAATAAATCTATCGTTATATACGAAGGGCTTTCAAATTGAAGTTCGGTAACCAGCCATTTGATTTCCCTTGGAAGTTATAAAAAGTATCCGCAAGGTAAAATTAAAGGTAGAGCTGGTGATAATAAATGTTCAGCCACGCAGCCAGCGCAACCACGCTGATCTTTCGTGAAACAAAAGGGGCGTAGAATAATATGTAGACGATGTTACTTGAAAAATGGGTAAACGCAGCTGGTATGCCAATAGATATGGTAAAGTCTTATAACAGATAGGAATTTATCATATTCGTTTCTGCTTGAAGTCCCAGTTCATAGACGGTTTGAATATTTTGGAAGTATATATTGCACAAGCTACTATTACTACACTTGAATTTCTATAATATAGTGTAGAGAAGAGAAGGACAAAAGTCATTAATCAATGGCTTCACGATCACCTCAAACTAATCAAAGATCGGTTTATGAGGCTGGCCAAAAGTATCGATTCCCGATTTCGAGTTTGATTGCACCAAGGGCCTCCTGTGGCTACGAACCTCCGATTCAAAACGTGACGCCGGCAGCGGCTAATGTTTACGCCAAGCGCTATTCTGATATTAGCAACTTTATTGATAATGAATCAGTAAGTGATGCCTCAACAACTAGTAGCCATTTTTACTCTTTTGCAAATATATCAGATAATACAACGAAGGTAAAGCATCGAAATAGCAAGTCGTCTTACGTGTCGAACTCAGATGGGGAAGACTGCGGACAACCGGTTGGTATATCTAAGACCGGAAGTATTGGCTATAAGAGGTCACTTGATTTAGGAATTATCCTGGAGGATATTGGTGATTCCTCTGGTAAATCTAATGCGCAGGAATTGAACAAACGTAATCTGTCGCTGCTTTTGGATAGGTCTTCATGTATGACTGTAAAGCGCAACGCTTCGTTGAAGTACagctcatcttcttcaatttcCATACCTAATCGAAGCACCAACCTCAAGAGATCAAATGCAGTGCGCTGCAAGGGAGGATTGCTGCAGTTTTTTACCCAGTGCTCAATAAGAACGAGAAAACGGCTTAAGAGGTGGAAGCTTGCAATTAGAAAGAAACTGTTCAAGTTCCGCAAGATCACTCCAAATAAAAAATCTAGGGGTCATGCTATAACGACATCCCATTTGCAGAGAGCAAACGGGTATGTTTCCAATATATCCAGATCCCTCTCTGTACGTTCGGGGCTAGGAAATATACCCAATCTGGCTCATCTGTCACGGTCAAGCAGTCAATTGCTAACGACAGACTCAAGTTCTTACAGGCGTGCCAATTCTTTGAGACG
It encodes:
- the AIM44 gene encoding Aim44p (Syntenic homolog of Ashbya gossypii ACR148W; Syntenic homolog of Saccharomyces cerevisiae YPL158C (AIM44)), giving the protein MASRSPQTNQRSVYEAGQKYRFPISSLIAPRASCGYEPPIQNVTPAAANVYAKRYSDISNFIDNESVSDASTTSSHFYSFANISDNTTKVKHRNSKSSYVSNSDGEDCGQPVGISKTGSIGYKRSLDLGIILEDIGDSSGKSNAQELNKRNLSLLLDRSSCMTVKRNASLKYSSSSSISIPNRSTNLKRSNAVRCKGGLLQFFTQCSIRTRKRLKRWKLAIRKKLFKFRKITPNKKSRGHAITTSHLQRANGYVSNISRSLSVRSGLGNIPNLAHLSRSSSQLLTTDSSSYRRANSLRRSPSSIKRAATVLRSSPSLFGASLVSKESTGVSIETENSTARSSQMVRSQVSTSLNSLLRQPSIVVNNKVVPLSTYTAKSNYLPISERDEDQELNNDNYVINPSNQISTIREVSDTSESKYGSTVAAYDDECSIMSSHYHDASAVPPAQYDDDYDDDEESIIAYNNSIERAKEVWHQFLRKVIASRIKDRLQTLKFPAPVASNNNDTRELLDSIIKLLMDNDLLAVNKGEQEESSCITSRVDSSMSSNPMFALPAAIADVRRSLTMPVGLNYK